The following coding sequences lie in one Ictalurus punctatus breed USDA103 chromosome 16, Coco_2.0, whole genome shotgun sequence genomic window:
- the LOC108276800 gene encoding protocadherin gamma-C5 yields MAKRTWFGGWRCLLFWLFLFLLLWINAQGQTRYSVPEELNVGSVVGNIAKDLGLKISELYDRKLRIASESGKQYFSVNLGKGELVVDERIDRESLCGQNANCLLPVQVIIEDPLQLYRIDVEIQDINDNYPHFQSTERALKIAESTVPGMRFPLESAQDPDVGSNSLKSYTLSKDECFSLKVKDLGDGRKVPELVLEKSLDREKKALHQLMLTALDGGNPVKSGTSQINITVLDNNDNNPVFNNAVYKVSINENSSRGTSVLKVDATDLDEGTNGEIQYSFGERTPDAVRSLFLIDPQTGEIILNGQLDFETTPTYNIEVSATDKGIPEMEGHCNVHIDVLDVNDNPPQIVLTSKPSPVREDAPSGTVVALISARDFDSGVNGKVILHTQPEVPFILKSTFSNDYSLVTNGILDREMFPEYSVEITAFDSGSPSLSSKKTISVQILDVNDNPPKFPDNSFKAYVKENNNPGSIVCSVSASDLDVGDNAKISYSIIDSKVQDMPLSSYFYINSDNGSIFSMHSFDYEKMKVFQIQVQAKDHGSPSLSSNATVHVFIVDQNDNAPAIIYPSALMGSVSHQRMPRSAKAGHLVTKVTAVDADSGHNAWISYRLAEATDASLFTVTLHTGEVRTKRSVSEQDDSSQRLLIEIKDNGEPLQSTTVTVDILIEDGFHEPIADFRHKHTEPEKKNSKITLYLIISLASVSLLCLVTFLVLLVKCARSSRGSSSCCIRRSDCEYKNPNRNLQIQLNTDGPIKYVEVLGGDMMSQSQSFGSYLSPMSEFSDFTLVKPSSTTDFTNTLSVLDASLPDSTWTFECQQVRKKCALR; encoded by the coding sequence ATGGCAAAAAGGACGTGGTTTGGAGGCTGGAGGTGTCTTTTATTCTGgttgtttctctttcttcttttgtggATTAACGCACAAGGCCAGACTCGCTATTCCGTTCCCGAGGAATTGAACGTCGGCTCCGTTGTCGGAAATATTGCTAAAGACCTTGGCTTGAAAATATCCGAGCTTTATGATCGTAAATTGCGAATAGCCTCCGAATCAGGTAAGCAGTATTTCAGTGTGAATTTAGGAAAAGGTGAGCTGGTGGTTGATGAAAGGATCGACAGAGAGAGCCTTTGTGGACAGAACGCAAACTGTCTGCTGCCAGTTCAAGTCATAATCGAGGATCCTCTCCAGCTTTACAGAATAGATGTTGAAATACAGGATATAAACGACAATTATCCTCATTTTCAGTCAACCGAGCGCGCACTAAAAATCGCAGAGTCCACCGTGCCTGGAATGCGCTTCCCCCTGGAAAGTGCACAAGACCCAGATGTAGGAAGTAATTCTTTAAAATCGTACACGCTGAGCAAAGATGAATGCTTCAGCTTAAAAGTCAAGGATCTTGGTGATGGGCGTAAAGTGCCCGAGTTGGTTTTGGAGAAATCCCTTGACCGTGAGAAGAAAGCTTTACATCAGCTGATGCTTACTGCACTGGATGGTGGAAATCCGGTCAAATCAGGCACTTCTCAGATAAATATCACTGTCCTTGATAACAATGACAACAATCCGGTATTTAACAATGCGGTATATAAAGTAAGCATTAATGAAAACTCCAGTCGGGGGACGTCAGTGTTAAAAGTTGACGCTACAGATTTGGACGAGGGCACGAATGGTGAAATACAGTACTCGTTTGGAGAGCGCACACCCGACGCAGTGCGCTCATTGTTTCTCATTGATCCACAGACGGGCGAAATCATTTTGAACGGGCAGCTGGATTTCGAAACCACTCCGACGTACAATATCGAAGTCAGTGCCACAGATAAGGGGATCCCTGAAATGGAAGGCCACTGCAATGTTCATATCGACGTTTTAGACGTGAATGACAACCCACCACAAATCGTGCTCACGTCCAAACCGAGCCCAGTGCGCGAGGACGCACCGAGTGGCACCGTTGTAGCGTTAATAAGCGCTCGCGACTTTGACTCTGGCGTTAATGGGAAAGTTATTTTACACACCCAACCCGAGGTTCCTTTTATACTGAAATCGACTTTCTCCAATGATTATTCTTTAGTGACGAATGGAATTTTAGATCGGGAAATGTTCCCGGAGTATAGCGTAGAAATCACCGCGTTTGATTCAGGCTCTCCTTCGTTGAGtagcaaaaaaacaatttcCGTTCAAATCCTTGATGTTAATGATAATCCACCAAAATTTCCTGATAACTCGTTTAAGGCATACGTCAAAGAGAACAACAACCCAGGTTCGATTGTTTGTTCTGTCTCAGCTTCAGACCTTGATGTCGGAGACAATGCCAAAATATCTTATTCTATAATTGACTCCAAAGTCCAGGACATGCCCCTGTCGTCTTATTTCTACATTAACTCAGACAACGGGAGCATTTTTAGCATGCACTCGTTTGATTATGAGAAGATGAAAGTGTTTCAAATCCAAGTCCAGGCGAAAGATCACGGCTCTCCGTCTCTGAGCAGCAACGCCACGGTTCATGTTTTTATCGTGGACCAGAACGACAATGCCCCAGCTATCATTTACCCCTCCGCACTCATGGGCTCCGTGTCTCATCAGAGAATGCCCCGCTCCGCTAAAGCAGGACACCTCGTTACTAAAGTCACAGCAGTGGACGCTGACTCGGGCCATAACGCCTGGATTTCCTATCGGCTAGCGGAGGCCACGGACGCGTCTCTGTTCACTGTCACTTTACATACAGGAGAGGTGAGGACTAAGCGCTCTGTTTCAGAGCAGGATGACTCCTCTCAGAGACTGCTCATAGAGATAAAGGACAACGGAGAACCGCTGCAGTCCACCACAGTCACTGTGGATATACTGATAGAGGACGGCTTTCATGAACCAATCGCAGACtttagacacaaacacacagaacctGAGAAGAAAAATAGCAAAATCACATTATATCTCATCATTTCTCTTGCCTCCGTGTCATTGTTGTGTTTGGTGACATTTTTGGTCTTGTTGGTAAAATGCGCTCGAAGCAGTAGAGGCAGCTCGAGTTGCTGTATCAGACGGAGCGATTGTGAATATAAAAACCCCAACAGAAACCTGCAGATCCAGCTCAACACTGACGGACCCATTAAATATGTGGAGGTGCTGGGAGGAGACATGATGTCTCAGAGTCAGTCCTTCGGCTCGTATCTCTCTCCAATGTCCGAATTCAGTGATTTCACCCTCGTTAAGCCCAGCAGCACTACAGACTTTACGAATACTCTGAGCGTGCTCGATGCGTCTTTACCGGACAGCACGTGGACGTTTGAGTGTCAGCAGGTGAGAAAAAAATGCGCTTTGCGTTAA